One genomic region from Antedon mediterranea chromosome 3, ecAntMedi1.1, whole genome shotgun sequence encodes:
- the LOC140045220 gene encoding WD repeat-containing protein WRAP73-like: MNFSELFKQTNQLCKFSPNGEYLANCVQYRLIIRDVKTLQIIQLYTCLDGIQYIEWSSDSKFVLCGMYKRSIVQVWSLEQSEWTCKIDEGSAGLVAVRWSPDGRHILTTADFHLRITVWSLVNKSVSYIKYPKDTKQGIDFSRDGKYMALAERRDGQDFISIFAATTWHLVKHFESNTRDLQGVEWSPDGRVLCVWDSILEYKVLLYSVDGRCIATYSAYEHALGIKCIAWSPSSQFLAIGSFDQVARVLNHITWKTVAEHTHVSTLDNASVVTYKEVEKRPKVIRPDRTWPPVSSMFSVQSKYEVQDNPVQIPMVKPDPDKPNPKIGVSIVSFSPDNKYMASKNENMPNALWIWDVQKLTQVVLMLQVNPIKCLQWDPHHPRLAMSTGNNKLYMWSPTGCVSVEVPTEASFQVNNLHWNPDGTALLLVGKDRMCVCFLTDPDA; the protein is encoded by the exons atgaatttttcGGAGCTTTTTAAACAAACCAATCAACTATGTAAATTTTCACCAAACGGCGAATATCTA gcaaACTGTGTCCAGTATCGGCTAATCATTCGAGATGTGAAAACTCTTCAGATAATTCAACTTTACACATGCTTAGATGGCATTCAGTACATTGAG tggTCTTCAGATTCTAAGTTTGTACTATGTGGTATGTACAAAAGAAGTATAGTCCag GTTTGGTCACTAGAACAAAGCGAGTGGACGTGCAAGATTGATGAAGGGTCAGCTGGTCTAGTTGCCGTAAGATGGAGTCCAGATGGCCGACACATACTGACTACTGCCGACTTTCATCTTAGGATTACTGTATGGTCACTGGTGAATAAATCTGTGTCCTATATAAAGTACCCTAAAGACACCAAGCAAG gtattGATTTCAGTAGAGATGGTAAGTACATGGCCTTGGCCGAACGTAGAGATGGACAAGACTTTATCAGTATCTTTGCAGCTACCACATGGCATCTTGTTAAG CATTTTGAGTCGAACACAAGAGACCTTCAAGGAGTTGAGTGGTCACCAGACGGAAGAGTGCTCTGTGTATGGGACTCCATTTTAGAG TATAAAGTTTTGTTATATTCTGTCGATGGTCGATGTATAGCAACCTACAGTGCCTATGAACATGCTTTGGGTATCAAATGTATTGCATGGTCTCCGTCCAGCCAATTCCTAGCAATAGGCAGCTTCGACCAAGTA gctAGAGTTTTAAATCATATAACATGGAAGACTGTTGCTGAGCATACCCATGTGTCCACCTTGGACAACGCATCTGTT GTCACTTATAAAGAAGTTGAAAAGCGGCCAAAAGTTATACGGCCAGACAGAACTTGGCCTCCAGTGTCCAGCATGTTTAGTGTTCAAAGCAAAT ATGAAGTGCAAGATAATCCCGTCCAAATCCCAATGGTTAAGCCTGATCCTGATAAGCCTAATCCCAAGATTGGTGTTAGCATAGTGTCTTTCAGCCCAGACAATAAATACATGGCTTCGAAAAATG AAAATATGCCAAATGCTTTGTGGATATGGGATGTTCAGAAGCTAACTCAGGTTGTACTAATGCTGCAAGTGAACCCTATTAAGT GCCTACAATGGGATCCTCATCATCCACGATTGGCAATGAGCACGGGCAATAACAAACTATACATGTGGTCACCGACAGGCTGTGTGTCCGTAGAAGTTCCCACCGAAG CTTCATTCCAAGTGAACAACCTTCATTGGAATCCAGATGGCACTGCTCTTTTATTGGTTGGTAAAGATCGCATGTGTGTCTGCTTCCTAACTGATCCAGATGCCTAA
- the LOC140045219 gene encoding uncharacterized protein, giving the protein MADADEPNVRAEPVPEWETATVTWDWAWELHTFGIGACFFLLGIYCIYTTHLLIKYNKGKLKSFFIAVNVLVFLLCLMRTIFLMVDPYRSREIFSELGAQILFNVSFPCLTSGFSLVNWAFLESSKFKLLSPKLQNSRILVGIIIGHFTFVLTADFLVAFVGNTWILVMLCQGTFIIWGMVLCVGFSYSAWKVYNVKRQNRKTLYKINSSYDGVCGRFKFRKSKQASNKNKQNSTVPAVVSATDTEQKKFSLPVNGNITDTYNNLTEEAIKVSISHDQQSPIADQKLSVTDTEVFIKTDLEPNNIIDANGTRYTVRSDSENSHIDDVFDGESITDNETRVQQNSNQSTHLEIDVVSLAVSTDALSTSNGRVYTTRASRFLTSIKGNRFLRKKQYGVKSIKGMSIINKKTSLITKMIRITMATTTFAAIICLISTYAMFGVFSVLAEDKQLEPWGWYSFQTVMRLCELGMGITMAYLTTTPPSVRNSNSQRLSTSRNY; this is encoded by the exons ATGGCAGACGCTGACGAACCAAACGTACGGGCTGAACCCGTACCAGAATGGGAAACGGCAACAGTCACATGGGACTGGGCTTGGGAACTTCATACTTTCGGAATTGGAGCGTGTTTCTTTTTACTTGGAATTTACTGCATATATACAACTCatctattaataaaatacaataaaggGAAATTGAAATCATTTTTCATAGCCGTCAACGTACTGGTTTTCCTACTCTGTCTCATGCGAACTATATTTTTAATGGTCGATCCGTACCGCTCAAGAGAAATATTTAGCGAGCTCGGGGCACAGATTCTGTTCAACGTTTCGTTCCCGTGTTTGACTTCTGGGTTTTCATTGGTGAACTGGGCATTTTTAGAAAGTAGTAAATTCAAACTTTTATCACCGAAATTACAGAATTCACGAATTCTTGTTGGGATTATTATCGGCCATTTTACGTTTGTTCTCACCGCAGATTTCCTCGTGGCGTTTGTCGGCAATACGTGGATCCTTGTTATGCTATGCCAGGGTACGTTTATAATATGGGGAATGGTACTATGCGTTGGATTTTCATATTCTGCTTGGAAAGTTTATAACGTCAAAAGGCAAAACAGAAAGACGTTATACAAGATTAATAGCTCGTATGACGGTGTGTGTGGACGGTTTAAGTTCCGTAAATCGAAACAAGCCAGCAATAAGAACAAACAGAACAGCACCGTGCCTGCTGTGGTATCCGCAACTGATACCGAACAGAAGAAATTCAGTTTACCTGTTAATGGCAACATTACTGACACTTACAACAACTTAACAGAAGAAGCAATAAAAGTGAGCATATCACATGATCAGCAAAGCCCAATAGCCGATCAGAAACTATCAGTTACTGATACTGAAGTGTTTATAAAAACGGACTTAGAACCGAACAATATTATTGACGCGAATGGAACGCGTTATAccgtccgcagcgattctgaaaACTCCCATATTGATGACGTGTTTGATGGCGAGTCAATCACAGATAATGAAACACGTGTGCAACAAAATTCTAACCAATCAACTCATTTGGAGATAGATGTCGTTTCATTAGCCGTTTCAACGGACGCTTTAAGCACCTCAAACGGACGTGTTTACACGACGCGTGCGTCGAGATTTTTAACTTCAATAAAAGGAAACCGTTTTCTAAGGAAAAAACAATATGGTGTAAAGTCTATAAAAGGAATGAGtataataaacaagaaaacaTCATTAATTACAAAAATGATCCGTATAACCATGGCAACAACAACGTTTGCTGCGATAATTTGTCTGATTAGCACGTACGCCATGTTTGGAGTTTTCAGTGTTCTGGCAGAAGACAAACAACTAGAGCCATGGGGATGGTATTCGTTCCAAACGGTTATGAG GCTATGCGAGTTGGGAATGGGAATAACAATGGCGTATCTTACAACAACGCCTCCGAGTGTAAGGAACAGTAATTCTCAGCGATTGAGCACAAGCCGAAACTATTga